From Ktedonobacterales bacterium, a single genomic window includes:
- a CDS encoding tetratricopeptide repeat protein yields MSQEMDAAATIGDGSSDAPEQAPALAVEVNRAVQVGTGEGAPPRLDGDAARGSSEADAEESALAALQQMVDTAPDRIDLWRQLGAEQIRRGHASEGLEACRQALALQPADGASWNLASWALNELRRYEEALEASRRALSIDARLKHAWSNLSHALLGLKRYEEALALCDQALAQAPPTASLWANRGCALLKLGRLEEGLASCERALALDGKDAVAWHNRAWALNELRRYEEALAASERALAIQPGYPPTLACRGWALIKLRRYEEALGAYRQASVSDPTDLAVWNNLAWILNKLRHFAEALEASDEAMRLDEAHPVVWSNRGWALNGLWRYGEALEACERAIALEETLALAWNNKGWALNGLQRYEEALAACEQAILLTPTLASAWSNKAQALNELARFAEGLAAAQQALTLDPALTHALDNVVWSLNALSRPDGILIGADADGLALPALPPVWHHNFWTRAMVRRFQQARAACQEAAQADPSRGALWAQLGYALAALRADAEALRVCERAANLQRPALAAASNRSWLLNKAGRHAEALELCRKTQEEAGALGQSIPPSLAAALWANAGIALAALGRVEEALAAYQQSAHLRQSDAVLFCSSAALLRRLGRAQEALDVSEKALSLNPYLGLAWCERAGALLALEQADEALSASERALALNPYLPETYLYQARALLALQRYSHALGACERALRLDRRAAEVWECQVEALRALGRLSEAEAAEAQRLAAIPR; encoded by the coding sequence ATGAGTCAGGAGATGGATGCGGCAGCGACAATTGGCGATGGGTCTTCCGACGCGCCGGAACAGGCGCCTGCTCTGGCCGTAGAGGTAAATCGAGCCGTCCAGGTGGGAACTGGGGAGGGCGCGCCGCCGCGCCTGGATGGAGACGCTGCCAGAGGTTCTTCTGAAGCGGATGCGGAAGAATCGGCGCTGGCCGCGCTCCAGCAGATGGTTGACACGGCCCCTGACCGGATCGATCTCTGGCGGCAGTTGGGCGCTGAGCAGATCAGGCGTGGGCATGCAAGCGAAGGGTTGGAGGCGTGCCGCCAGGCGCTGGCGCTTCAACCGGCGGATGGCGCCAGCTGGAATCTGGCGAGTTGGGCGTTGAATGAGCTGCGCCGCTATGAAGAAGCTCTGGAGGCCAGCAGGCGCGCCCTGAGTATTGACGCGCGCCTGAAACATGCCTGGAGTAATCTGAGCCACGCGCTGCTGGGCTTAAAACGCTATGAGGAAGCGCTGGCGCTGTGCGATCAAGCCCTGGCGCAAGCGCCGCCAACGGCATCGCTTTGGGCGAATCGAGGCTGTGCGCTCTTGAAGTTGGGTCGGCTTGAAGAAGGGCTGGCAAGCTGCGAGCGAGCGTTGGCGCTGGACGGGAAGGATGCGGTAGCCTGGCATAATCGGGCATGGGCGCTGAACGAACTGCGCCGCTATGAGGAGGCGCTGGCCGCCAGTGAGCGGGCGCTGGCTATCCAGCCAGGATACCCGCCAACACTGGCTTGCAGAGGCTGGGCGCTGATCAAACTGCGGCGCTATGAGGAGGCGCTCGGCGCCTATCGCCAGGCAAGCGTGAGCGATCCAACCGATCTGGCCGTCTGGAATAACCTGGCCTGGATTCTGAATAAACTGCGGCATTTTGCTGAAGCCCTGGAGGCATCGGATGAAGCGATGCGGCTCGACGAAGCGCATCCGGTGGTCTGGAGCAATCGGGGCTGGGCGCTGAATGGCCTCTGGCGCTATGGCGAAGCCCTGGAAGCCTGTGAGCGGGCGATTGCGCTTGAAGAGACGCTGGCGCTGGCCTGGAATAATAAGGGCTGGGCGTTGAATGGGCTGCAACGTTATGAGGAGGCGCTGGCCGCCTGCGAGCAAGCCATTCTCCTGACTCCGACACTCGCCAGCGCCTGGAGCAACAAAGCCCAGGCGTTGAACGAACTGGCGCGCTTTGCCGAGGGGCTGGCTGCTGCGCAGCAGGCATTGACGTTAGACCCTGCGCTGACGCATGCGCTGGATAATGTCGTCTGGTCGCTCAATGCCTTGAGCCGTCCTGATGGCATCCTGATTGGGGCTGATGCCGACGGGCTGGCGCTTCCGGCGCTTCCGCCGGTCTGGCATCACAACTTCTGGACACGCGCTATGGTCCGGCGTTTTCAGCAGGCGCGCGCTGCCTGCCAGGAGGCGGCACAGGCTGACCCCTCTCGCGGTGCGCTCTGGGCGCAGTTAGGCTATGCGCTGGCGGCGCTGCGGGCTGATGCTGAGGCGCTGCGGGTCTGCGAGCGCGCAGCAAACCTACAGCGTCCAGCATTGGCGGCAGCCAGCAACCGAAGCTGGCTGTTGAATAAGGCTGGTCGGCATGCTGAAGCGTTGGAGCTTTGTCGAAAGACGCAGGAGGAGGCTGGCGCTCTGGGGCAGTCCATACCGCCATCACTGGCAGCGGCGCTCTGGGCGAACGCGGGGATTGCTCTGGCGGCCCTGGGGCGCGTTGAAGAGGCGCTGGCGGCTTATCAGCAGAGTGCTCACCTGCGTCAGAGCGATGCGGTGCTATTTTGCAGCAGCGCGGCGCTGCTGCGCCGTTTGGGACGCGCCCAGGAAGCCCTCGACGTGAGTGAGAAAGCGCTGTCGCTTAATCCCTATCTGGGCCTGGCCTGGTGCGAGAGGGCTGGGGCGCTGCTGGCTCTTGAGCAGGCAGATGAGGCGCTGAGCGCGAGTGAGCGGGCGCTGGCCCTCAATCCCTATCTGCCAGAGACCTATCTCTATCAGGCGCGCGCGTTGCTGGCGTTGCAGCGCTATTCCCATGCTCTCGGCGCTTGTGAGCGCGCCTTGCGGTTGGATCGCCGCGCTGCGGAGGTCTGGGAATGCCAGGTTGAGGCGCTGCGTGCGCTGGGACGCCTTTCGGAAGCTGAGGCCGCCGAAGCTCAGCGATTGGCGGCGATTCCTCGATAA
- a CDS encoding amylo-alpha-1,6-glucosidase, which yields MLTLDREICRNLDAVLQREWLVTNGLGSYASGTVAGANTRRYHGLLVAALRPPVARTVLVAKVDEEVEYDQRTFYLGANEYQDGTIHPGGFVHLESFALEDGLPVFTYRIGGHAELMLEKRIWMERGQQTTYVRYRLFRQPSQEQNEPAAAQANGARATTQANGARAEAAPGITLTLLPFVAYRDYHAEQYGSEERHFTIAALHANQNGQPGEEPGIAGCTITAFEGAQPYHLIAVGSQADDPDFTTMGVWYWRFLHRKERERGLPDTEDYYLPGTFQARLTLANKGAHAQDTLTLILTAEPRWHNYTRPGAPAKSLQRTLARQHEIAGNDLQHLGERDRSFLQQLRLAADQFLVARLSNGSKLTGSNAHTTLIAGYHWFTDWSRDTMISLPGLTLATGRFEEARSLLQHFARYLDRGMLPNRFPDSGENLTDADYNTADATLWYFHALDQYLRLSGDTSLLGSLFPALEEVITWHQRGTRFGIHADEHDGLLAAGEAGVQLTWMDAKADDWVVTPRSGKPVEINALWYNALRLMEEWATGQGKDPLPYGAAAARCRESFNQRFWYESGAYLADVVDGPDGDDTSLRPNQVLAISLPHPVLETARWQSVLDALTRHLLTSVGLRTLNQAHPAYRGHYTGDRYMRDGAYHQGAVWVWLIGPYLDARLRVWGSEDAGARSHEEERCRGILEAFLDHLGQAGMGSISEIFDGEAPHTPRGCIAQAWSVAEVLRLLSRCHHIAPKPDSPASLTSKARGRRTRST from the coding sequence ATGCTCACATTAGATCGGGAGATTTGCCGGAATCTGGATGCTGTTCTTCAGCGCGAATGGCTTGTCACCAATGGGCTGGGCAGCTACGCCTCCGGTACAGTAGCAGGGGCGAACACCCGTCGCTATCATGGTCTCCTCGTCGCTGCGCTGCGGCCCCCCGTTGCCCGCACAGTGCTGGTAGCAAAAGTTGATGAAGAGGTAGAATACGACCAGCGTACCTTCTACCTGGGCGCGAACGAATACCAGGATGGCACCATCCACCCTGGCGGCTTCGTCCATCTGGAGAGCTTCGCGCTTGAGGACGGCTTGCCTGTTTTTACCTATCGCATTGGCGGCCACGCCGAATTGATGCTGGAAAAGCGTATCTGGATGGAGCGCGGCCAGCAGACCACGTATGTACGCTATCGTCTCTTTCGCCAGCCTTCCCAGGAGCAGAACGAGCCTGCTGCCGCTCAGGCAAATGGCGCGCGAGCCACCACTCAGGCAAATGGCGCGCGAGCAGAAGCAGCGCCAGGCATCACCCTCACCCTCCTGCCCTTTGTCGCCTATCGAGATTATCACGCAGAGCAATATGGCAGCGAAGAGCGCCACTTTACCATCGCAGCCTTGCATGCCAATCAGAACGGCCAGCCAGGCGAAGAACCTGGCATCGCTGGCTGCACGATCACGGCTTTTGAGGGCGCTCAGCCCTATCATCTGATCGCCGTAGGCAGCCAGGCAGATGACCCTGACTTCACGACGATGGGTGTCTGGTACTGGCGCTTTCTGCATCGCAAGGAGCGTGAGCGCGGCCTGCCCGATACCGAAGATTATTATTTGCCTGGCACGTTCCAGGCGCGCCTGACATTAGCGAACAAAGGCGCACACGCTCAGGATACCCTGACCTTGATTCTGACCGCAGAACCTCGCTGGCACAACTATACGCGCCCTGGCGCTCCGGCAAAATCCTTGCAGCGCACCCTCGCCCGTCAGCACGAGATCGCTGGCAATGATCTCCAGCATCTAGGTGAACGGGATCGAAGCTTCCTGCAACAGCTTCGCCTGGCGGCTGATCAGTTTCTGGTCGCTCGCCTGTCCAACGGCAGCAAGCTTACTGGCTCCAACGCCCATACCACCCTCATTGCTGGCTACCACTGGTTCACCGATTGGAGCCGCGATACCATGATTAGCCTGCCAGGGCTTACACTGGCAACCGGGCGATTTGAGGAAGCGCGGAGCCTGCTTCAGCATTTCGCGCGCTATCTTGACCGGGGTATGCTGCCGAACCGCTTCCCTGACAGCGGCGAGAACCTGACCGACGCCGACTATAACACCGCAGACGCTACCCTGTGGTATTTTCACGCCCTGGATCAATACCTGCGCCTCAGCGGCGACACTTCTCTGCTCGGCAGTCTTTTCCCGGCGCTGGAGGAGGTTATTACCTGGCATCAGCGCGGCACACGCTTTGGTATTCATGCCGATGAGCACGATGGATTGCTGGCGGCAGGAGAGGCTGGAGTGCAACTGACCTGGATGGACGCCAAGGCCGATGACTGGGTTGTTACGCCACGCAGCGGCAAACCCGTTGAGATCAACGCCCTCTGGTATAACGCCCTGCGGCTGATGGAGGAATGGGCCACAGGGCAAGGCAAAGACCCCCTGCCCTATGGGGCCGCTGCTGCGCGCTGCCGCGAAAGTTTCAATCAACGCTTCTGGTATGAATCCGGCGCATACCTCGCTGATGTCGTTGATGGCCCCGATGGCGACGATACCAGTCTGCGGCCCAATCAAGTCCTCGCTATCTCCCTGCCGCATCCTGTTCTGGAGACGGCTCGCTGGCAGTCAGTGCTGGATGCCCTGACACGGCATCTGCTCACCTCAGTAGGATTGCGCACTCTGAACCAGGCGCATCCAGCCTATCGGGGCCATTATACAGGCGACCGCTATATGCGAGACGGCGCTTATCACCAGGGGGCTGTCTGGGTCTGGCTGATTGGCCCCTATCTCGACGCCCGTTTGCGCGTCTGGGGGTCCGAAGACGCGGGCGCGCGCTCCCACGAAGAGGAACGCTGCCGAGGCATACTGGAAGCCTTCCTCGACCATCTTGGGCAGGCTGGCATGGGCAGTATCAGCGAAATATTCGACGGCGAAGCCCCCCACACTCCGCGCGGCTGTATCGCCCAGGCATGGAGTGTCGCCGAAGTCCTGCGACTCTTGTCGCGCTGCCACCATATCGCGCCAAAGCCTGATTCGCCAGCGTCGCTCACCAGCAAAGCGCGCGGACGCCGAACACGCTCCACCTGA
- a CDS encoding folylpolyglutamate synthase/dihydrofolate synthase family protein codes for MRSDTLETVRWLSSFHDTERSGQFVSDGEGSLNRERALLALLDNPQRAYKITHVAGTKGKGSVSAMLAAILRAAGVQVGLYTQPDLHTWHERIRINQQIITENEALQALPRLKDALARIDLAPGDYLTYEVVTALAFLAFREAHVEHAVIEVGLGGRLDATNVVEPAVTVITSISYDHMAVLGATLSEIAREKGGIIKPGVPLVCSAQASEAVGVITRICAERGAPLLRVGPVGTAGCSYWYQPRAVESERQWGDVQTPLRTYQNLELRLLGTHQLENATAAIAAAEQLGSAGAALDEAAIRRGLQEVSWPGRLQVVRRQPWIVIDGAHNADSFARLFAALRRHFAFERLILVLGVMADKDLPGIMREIERAGVTQAFVTAMAHPRAAAPDKLAHLLSVRAPQIAIHTHAESAAALSDALSAAGPHDLLCVAGSLALAGEALRWFNGQSGNH; via the coding sequence ATGCGCTCGGATACGCTTGAGACCGTCAGGTGGCTTTCTTCGTTCCATGACACCGAGCGGAGCGGCCAGTTTGTCTCCGATGGCGAGGGAAGCCTGAACCGCGAGCGCGCCCTCCTTGCCCTGCTGGACAACCCGCAGCGAGCTTATAAAATTACCCACGTAGCAGGGACCAAGGGCAAAGGTTCAGTGAGCGCGATGCTCGCCGCTATCCTGCGCGCGGCAGGTGTGCAGGTTGGGTTGTACACCCAGCCCGACCTGCACACCTGGCATGAGCGGATACGCATCAACCAGCAAATCATCACGGAGAACGAGGCGCTTCAGGCGCTCCCACGCCTGAAAGACGCCCTGGCGCGGATAGACCTTGCCCCGGGCGATTATCTCACCTACGAAGTCGTGACCGCCCTGGCTTTTCTCGCTTTCCGCGAGGCTCACGTCGAGCATGCTGTGATCGAAGTCGGCCTCGGCGGGCGGCTGGATGCAACCAACGTCGTCGAGCCGGCGGTGACGGTCATCACCTCCATCAGCTACGACCACATGGCGGTCCTCGGCGCGACGCTCTCAGAAATCGCGCGCGAGAAAGGCGGCATTATCAAACCGGGCGTTCCGCTCGTCTGCTCCGCACAGGCTTCCGAAGCGGTTGGCGTCATCACCCGCATCTGCGCCGAGCGCGGAGCGCCGCTGCTGCGCGTGGGGCCAGTTGGAACGGCTGGCTGCTCTTATTGGTATCAGCCGCGCGCCGTTGAAAGTGAGCGGCAGTGGGGCGATGTGCAGACGCCTTTGCGAACGTATCAAAACCTGGAATTGCGTTTGCTTGGAACCCATCAACTGGAGAATGCCACAGCCGCCATTGCTGCCGCCGAGCAACTTGGCAGCGCCGGAGCGGCTCTTGATGAAGCGGCCATCCGCCGGGGATTGCAGGAGGTCTCCTGGCCTGGACGCCTGCAAGTGGTGAGACGCCAGCCCTGGATTGTCATTGATGGCGCACACAACGCCGATTCATTCGCCAGACTCTTTGCTGCGCTGCGTCGGCACTTCGCGTTCGAGCGACTGATCCTGGTGCTAGGGGTGATGGCCGATAAAGACCTGCCAGGGATTATGAGAGAGATCGAGCGGGCAGGTGTCACTCAGGCATTCGTGACGGCGATGGCCCATCCGCGCGCAGCCGCTCCCGATAAGCTGGCCCACCTTCTGAGCGTGCGAGCGCCGCAGATAGCCATCCACACACACGCAGAAAGCGCGGCGGCGCTGTCTGACGCCCTCTCCGCAGCCGGGCCACACGATTTGCTTTGTGTGGCTGGATCATTGGCGCTGGCGGGGGAGGCGCTGCGGTGGTTCAACGGACAATCAGGCAACCACTAA
- the folP gene encoding dihydropteroate synthase: MADLPAPTSWGQHRLIWGVQTYIMGILNITPDSFSGDGLIVAGAPRPEVIERAITQAQHMVADGAELIDVGGESTRPSTELAPPISAELERQRVIPVIEQLAAVLPASIIISADTYKAPVAEAALDAGAALVNDISGLQGDPQMASLVAARQVPVVLMSNLRGQTRRDPVGDVTRQLARSVQLALDAGIAWDHLILDPGFGFGLAGAENLRVLARLGELRALGRPLLVGTSRKSHIGLVLGTPADDRLEGTAATVALSIAYGADMVRVHDVRQMARVVRMTDAVVRGWPKEEV; this comes from the coding sequence ATGGCTGACTTGCCAGCCCCCACCTCCTGGGGACAGCATCGCCTTATATGGGGCGTCCAGACCTACATCATGGGCATCTTGAACATTACCCCGGACTCGTTTTCTGGCGATGGGCTTATCGTAGCAGGCGCGCCGCGCCCAGAAGTGATCGAGCGCGCCATCACTCAAGCTCAGCACATGGTAGCAGATGGCGCCGAACTCATTGATGTTGGCGGCGAATCCACTCGTCCCAGCACAGAACTTGCCCCGCCGATTTCGGCAGAGCTTGAGCGCCAGCGCGTCATTCCGGTCATCGAGCAACTCGCAGCCGTTTTGCCAGCCTCTATCATCATCTCTGCTGACACGTACAAAGCGCCCGTAGCGGAGGCGGCTCTTGATGCAGGCGCTGCACTGGTCAATGACATTTCGGGCTTGCAGGGCGATCCCCAGATGGCCTCACTGGTAGCCGCGCGGCAGGTTCCGGTTGTGCTGATGAGCAATCTGCGAGGCCAGACGCGGCGCGATCCGGTCGGAGATGTCACACGCCAGCTAGCTCGCAGCGTTCAACTCGCCCTGGATGCGGGGATTGCCTGGGATCATCTTATTCTTGATCCTGGCTTTGGGTTCGGGCTTGCCGGAGCAGAAAATCTGCGCGTCCTGGCGCGTCTTGGGGAACTGCGCGCGCTGGGGCGCCCCTTGCTGGTAGGCACGTCGCGCAAATCTCACATCGGCCTGGTGCTGGGGACGCCCGCCGATGATCGCCTTGAAGGCACAGCCGCAACGGTAGCACTCAGCATTGCCTATGGCGCTGACATGGTGCGCGTTCACGATGTCCGCCAGATGGCGCGGGTTGTGCGCATGACGGACGCGGTGGTGCGCGGCTGGCCGAAGGAAGAAGTCTGA
- a CDS encoding transglycosylase domain-containing protein, whose amino-acid sequence MRPQLHDLWGERSQAVGEALWAEKAAASAPVVGTRFQHWQHLRHRRPISTHELPAGNRTQPLEMEPTPDEPLQQPLSGKPSKATTPLRPTGPVLSVQLLPVRVSLPAVVESEEITLDAIPEERALIVPETTERAVRKVIPPGPPAIGAPLPGRPYTRAQVLRRHWKRGRLHSSTRRYRRHERRVGVGLFASVLVPSVLAIMVLASLAGLGLLYYSYAQLQVTNLVSELPKDSLKVYDSQGNVIYELADQGLQTTVSLDQVSLNAINATTAIEDKDFWQNQGVDFLAVVRAASDDLRSGEIVSGASTITQQLIKNSVVGPAPTFDRKLREMILALGTTREYSKQEILSFYLNTIYYGEQAYGIDAAAHIYFNLPDSPQHPAASKLDLAQAAMLAGLPRAPSQYDPAVNTEQALERQKTVLGQMVVAGYITSADAVRAEQEAARKGFIHLGHATNAIPSVSNYVMRELQGLMDSGQIPPGILSRSGLQVMTTLNMTLQNQILKIAQAHIKDMQAKHHHMSDASVVMIDYHTGAIQVLVGSIEKGSQFDVASQGYRQPGSSFKPFVYATAFKKGWSPGTAISDTPVHIFVSEGEPIYSPVNYDHRFHGEMTLRHALQNSFNVPAVKVELFAGIKPSLATAQAMGIGSYLGTPAPSMVLGGLSVHLLDETSAYGVFANGGIRMAPYMIQEIRDSQGNLIYQHSDAGKRIISPQVAGLITNVLSDDKERQYEFGVCSPLMLYNGKPYSAECQSGHTGVVRPAAAKTGTTGDFKDNWTVGYTSDYVIGVWAGNDNGAPMVNVTGVDGAAPIWHDSMLLAEQGHPIVQFVLPHGLVRARVHYADGVTSTDWYLPGTVPKGGVILGKS is encoded by the coding sequence TTGCGCCCGCAGCTGCACGACCTCTGGGGGGAGCGCAGCCAGGCTGTTGGTGAGGCGCTCTGGGCGGAGAAAGCGGCAGCATCTGCGCCTGTTGTTGGAACGCGCTTTCAGCACTGGCAGCATTTGCGGCATCGCCGCCCGATCAGTACACATGAGCTACCAGCCGGAAACAGAACGCAGCCGCTGGAGATGGAGCCAACGCCTGATGAGCCGCTCCAGCAGCCTCTGTCGGGGAAGCCATCAAAAGCGACGACGCCCCTGCGACCTACAGGGCCAGTGCTAAGTGTACAGTTGCTGCCGGTGCGTGTTTCGCTGCCAGCAGTGGTTGAGTCTGAAGAGATAACACTGGATGCGATACCGGAAGAACGGGCGCTGATTGTGCCGGAGACAACCGAGCGTGCGGTACGGAAAGTAATCCCTCCAGGGCCGCCAGCGATTGGAGCGCCGCTGCCGGGGCGGCCCTATACCCGCGCGCAGGTGCTGCGTCGGCACTGGAAACGCGGGCGTTTGCATTCGTCCACCCGTCGCTATCGCCGCCACGAGCGGCGTGTGGGCGTGGGGTTGTTTGCAAGTGTGCTGGTTCCATCGGTTCTGGCGATTATGGTGCTTGCCTCGTTGGCCGGACTTGGCTTGCTCTATTACTCCTATGCGCAGCTACAGGTGACGAACCTGGTCTCCGAGCTTCCCAAAGACAGTTTGAAAGTCTACGACTCGCAGGGCAATGTGATCTATGAACTGGCCGATCAGGGGTTGCAGACGACGGTATCGCTTGACCAGGTTTCGCTGAATGCGATTAACGCGACCACTGCCATTGAAGACAAAGACTTCTGGCAGAATCAGGGTGTTGATTTCCTGGCAGTGGTGCGAGCGGCATCGGATGATCTGCGCAGCGGGGAGATCGTATCGGGCGCCAGCACCATTACCCAGCAGTTGATTAAGAATTCAGTCGTGGGACCAGCGCCGACATTTGATCGCAAGCTGCGCGAGATGATTCTGGCGCTTGGAACGACGCGGGAATATTCCAAGCAGGAGATTCTCAGCTTCTACCTGAATACGATCTATTACGGCGAACAAGCCTATGGGATTGACGCTGCCGCGCATATCTACTTCAATCTGCCTGATTCGCCGCAGCACCCGGCGGCCAGTAAGCTTGATCTGGCGCAGGCGGCGATGTTGGCCGGGCTGCCTAGAGCGCCCTCGCAGTACGATCCGGCTGTCAATACAGAGCAGGCGTTGGAACGCCAGAAAACGGTGCTTGGGCAGATGGTGGTGGCAGGTTATATCACTTCAGCCGACGCGGTGCGGGCTGAGCAAGAAGCGGCCAGGAAAGGCTTTATTCATCTAGGGCATGCCACGAATGCTATCCCCAGCGTCTCGAACTATGTGATGCGTGAATTGCAGGGGCTGATGGACAGCGGCCAGATTCCTCCTGGCATTTTGAGCCGTTCGGGTCTTCAGGTGATGACAACGCTGAATATGACCCTGCAAAACCAAATCTTGAAGATTGCGCAGGCACACATTAAAGACATGCAGGCAAAGCATCATCATATGTCAGACGCATCGGTGGTGATGATTGATTACCATACCGGAGCAATTCAGGTGCTGGTGGGCAGTATTGAGAAAGGCAGCCAGTTTGATGTGGCCTCGCAGGGGTATCGCCAGCCAGGCTCTTCTTTCAAGCCGTTTGTCTACGCGACGGCATTTAAGAAAGGTTGGTCGCCTGGCACAGCGATCAGCGATACGCCAGTGCATATCTTTGTCTCCGAAGGTGAACCGATCTATTCGCCGGTCAATTATGATCATCGCTTCCACGGCGAGATGACCCTGCGCCACGCGCTCCAGAACTCGTTTAATGTGCCAGCGGTGAAGGTAGAGCTGTTTGCCGGGATCAAGCCATCGCTGGCAACGGCTCAGGCTATGGGGATCGGCAGTTATCTGGGGACACCCGCGCCCTCGATGGTGCTGGGCGGCTTGAGCGTGCATTTGCTCGATGAGACTTCAGCCTACGGCGTCTTCGCAAACGGCGGCATTCGGATGGCTCCGTACATGATCCAGGAGATCCGCGACAGCCAGGGCAATCTCATCTATCAGCATTCTGATGCAGGCAAACGTATTATCAGCCCGCAGGTTGCGGGACTGATTACCAATGTTCTCTCTGACGACAAAGAACGTCAGTATGAATTTGGCGTGTGCAGCCCGCTGATGCTCTACAATGGCAAGCCCTACAGCGCGGAGTGCCAGAGCGGGCATACCGGCGTCGTTCGCCCGGCGGCGGCCAAGACCGGCACAACGGGAGATTTTAAGGATAACTGGACAGTGGGCTACACCAGCGATTATGTGATTGGTGTCTGGGCAGGCAACGATAACGGCGCTCCGATGGTCAATGTCACCGGCGTTGATGGCGCTGCGCCAATCTGGCACGATAGTATGCTGCTGGCCGAGCAGGGGCATCCAATCGTGCAATTTGTCTTGCCGCATGGGCTGGTGCGCGCCAGGGTCCATTATGCTGATGGCGTGACCAGCACCGATTGGTATCTGCCGGGAACTGTGCCGAAAGGTGGCGTGATTCTCGGCAAGTCTTGA
- a CDS encoding DUF2797 domain-containing protein: MPTEARTAGPYKPDQVGQKHRLPGARGAISDVFDPTAVRPSQHLIAYEWAPKPGAAAGAESQAKGNARLELLLRPWPLPAGMADPPLRRFPIEPGLNLLFRLHERLRLCVGYRDRATFKRLPCPQQGEELGSVERGPDYARVFQCSACAELEGVPEWLRHEAMPRWVGLETPSPAALEQAPYLSEPHVVYLAAFGPGRVKVGVAIERRVRLRFLEQGAHLGAVIARCPDGFAARRMERALCDLGLIDRVRAASKIRGLYPLLADDEAREEIDKTFHYVARHLKTEETSLLLPAPEVEDFRQFFRLQTLRAQPERLFPTVDVPIHGRVLATAGSCLVLERDGGRLWAVDIAGLRGALLSIARFQGGVISQMDLFGDFVGEQAG, from the coding sequence ATGCCAACGGAGGCAAGAACCGCAGGGCCATATAAACCGGATCAAGTGGGCCAAAAGCATAGGCTGCCAGGCGCTCGTGGCGCTATTTCAGATGTTTTTGATCCTACTGCTGTTCGCCCTTCCCAGCATCTCATTGCTTATGAATGGGCGCCGAAGCCGGGCGCTGCTGCTGGAGCAGAGAGCCAGGCGAAGGGAAACGCGCGCCTGGAACTGCTCTTGCGTCCCTGGCCGCTGCCTGCTGGCATGGCCGATCCGCCTTTGCGTCGTTTCCCCATCGAACCGGGTCTGAACCTGCTTTTTCGTCTACACGAACGTCTGCGCCTCTGTGTTGGCTACCGTGATCGCGCGACTTTTAAGCGCCTGCCCTGCCCGCAGCAAGGCGAGGAACTGGGGAGCGTTGAGCGTGGGCCGGATTACGCCCGCGTCTTTCAATGTTCGGCCTGTGCCGAATTGGAGGGCGTGCCTGAATGGCTGCGCCACGAAGCGATGCCTCGCTGGGTTGGGTTAGAGACGCCTTCGCCTGCCGCGCTGGAGCAGGCTCCCTACCTCTCTGAGCCACATGTGGTCTATCTGGCGGCGTTTGGGCCAGGGCGCGTCAAAGTGGGTGTGGCAATCGAGCGGCGCGTGCGGCTGCGTTTTTTGGAGCAGGGCGCGCATCTGGGCGCGGTGATCGCTCGCTGCCCGGATGGCTTCGCGGCGCGACGGATGGAACGTGCCCTCTGTGATCTGGGGCTGATTGATCGGGTCCGCGCAGCCAGCAAGATTCGCGGCCTCTACCCTTTGCTGGCCGATGATGAGGCGCGTGAAGAGATCGATAAAACCTTTCACTATGTCGCTCGCCATCTCAAAACGGAGGAAACCTCTCTGCTGCTGCCCGCGCCAGAGGTTGAGGATTTTCGCCAGTTTTTTCGCTTGCAGACCCTGCGCGCACAGCCTGAGCGGCTCTTTCCGACCGTAGATGTACCTATTCATGGGCGGGTGCTGGCAACAGCGGGAAGTTGTCTCGTGCTGGAGCGCGATGGTGGTCGCCTCTGGGCGGTAGATATAGCAGGCTTGCGTGGCGCGCTGCTCTCCATTGCGCGCTTCCAGGGAGGCGTGATCTCGCAGATGGATCTGTTCGGCGATTTTGTAGGTGAGCAGGCTGGCTAA